The Apium graveolens cultivar Ventura chromosome 10, ASM990537v1, whole genome shotgun sequence nucleotide sequence TTATGCGTCATTAgagaattttttttatatatatttcgAGATACATAGCATTACTCTAGGTTAAACTCTTAGATTTATTCGTAGTAAAATGTGTTTTATACACAAAAAAAGTACAAAGGATTTCTAATGGTGTatgaaaaataaattatataattgaCTATAATTGATATGCAACAAATTTAGTTTGAAATTGAACAACATATTAATACAAGAAGTATATGATAGAGATGTACATagtatatatttatatgaatAAATTAAAAAATCGGGCTGGTTTAGTTAAAAATAACTTAAAACCCATACACAACCCATTAAAGTCAGGTTAACATAATTTTAACTCAACCTAATATCGGGTTATAACAGCTCAGTTTAATCGACCGAAAATAGGGTTGGGTTGGGTCAGTTTAATCGGTTTTGTCAACCCATATTCACCCCTATCCCACGTCGATAAAAATAAGAGTGTTAGATACCTTTATAGATACAAATAAACAACTAATGTAAACCAGATCGCTAGCTTTTTTCAAACTGAcctgtggtgggttgttgggtccGATACGCATCCGGTTGTGGGCTTGGATGTTATAAAATAGGTTACGTGACAACCCGAATCGaatcccgagcctttttcaaaaaccgggtcaagtcccgattacgagtctgaaataagccgaagcatattgtcccgagtgcagccaacttggattacgacaagcccaccacaggcctccaaaagatcatgatttgttggtgcacacAGTAGTAATAGTAGTTTGacttataaactgaacagaagtcccaaatTTTCTCGATATGGAACTGGGGTGTTACAATAATAAACAGTGACAATGcaaataaattaattttgtaCTCCGGAAACAAAACACAAGGGTAAAGAAGTAAATGCAGAATGAGAGAGTAAAGAATTAATTGAAAGGAAAGTAAAGGGCAGAGAAGTAATTGTAAAGGAGAGACAGATAAAATAAGAAGGGAAAGAAGAGAGAaattatatttatgaaaattatTATTGAAAATACTCTTTTAAGATTTTGGGAGAGAGAACCTCTCGAATTTTTCGTTAAATATTTCTCGGTAAGTGCTCTTTATAATTAAGTTTGGTTGTTGGAGTAAATTAGAGTTATCGTGTTAAATTGATAGTCAGTACTTTTTATAATTAAGTTTGGTTATTATTTAAATTTACTTAAATAAAGATTTAGAAGATACATATTCcgacaattaaaatgaactattAAAATACATTGTATATAAGAAATATACTCCAACAATTCATTTAGAAGTAAAGGTTCTTCTcacatttttttataaaaaaacattTAAAACACTTTCGATATTCATTTCACTTGTAAGTTCACTTTTGGATTGTTATCAAAATTGTGGTAAACAAATATATGGTGTTAAAAAGTCGGGGGCCCTTTGTTCTCTTATCTGGCGCTGCCACAACACCCCCTCTTGTCCTAAACTAACTTTTTTCAAGAGCAGGAATACTTTTTTTTTCAAGAGCACAAACAAAATGATCGTGGGAGCAGCAGTACTCCTAAGTTTGTAACCGGTGATTGGAAGTCTTAACAGAAGTTGCTATTTGCATTGTCACAAATTAGATATATTTAAGACTTTCGTCCACAATTCTAATAACAACCGAGTCAGAATACTTTTAACTTCATTCTAGCTTCTCAGGGATATCGCTTTAATTTTAGAAATCAGTTGTTGGTGCTGAGGAACATATGACAGTAAAAATTTTACAGTTGCTATAAAAACCAGTAACAGTTACTTACACCAGCATCCAGGATTTGATGGAAGAAACTAATTGTACGCCATGATTTATGATGATAAATTTGTATTTTTTATGGCTGTGAGCTGCACTCCAGGGATAAATACTTCTTGGAATAGGCCATGATAGGGGTAGTGTGTCGGCCAAAACTCCCGAGTCCATCCATAGCAGATCACCACAAATAGGGGCTGATGAATCAGTATTCAGTTCAGTGGTAATTGCCTGAACAATCCTAATTGTAAGTTATTCGACTTCGGAATCAGAATCAAACTTGTTGCAGTCTGTTGTGGAGACTGGAGACAGCAGATAGACCTGTCTTCTAGAAAAATAAGTCAGTATTACTACTTTCGAATTTCACTTATGAGTCGGTTAATTTTTTTAGGCAGACCTACTAGAGTCAAACAGGCCCTTCAATGCATTATAGCGAGGACCATATTTAATAAGAGTAGACTATTGGTGCAAAATTGAATTTGTTAGATTTAAACATGAATATGATGTTTTAAAATGATATTAATGAGCAGCTTGCCAGCTAACCTAAATTATTAACTACCAATTCTTGTTGAGTGCAGAGTTAATAGAGGAGAATTGTAAAGCTTTCCATCTCGGCGAGTTTTAGATTAGCAACCTGCTTAAGCAAGTGATCTTCAGTGggaaaaaaagagagagagaaatgGAGTAGCAGAAAAGAAATTCCTCTCTTTATTGTATAATTTCTATTTTCAGGGTCATTGACTTCTATTGATGACCATTTTTTTTAATAAAGGTTTCCAGAAAGGTAAGCATTTTCCTCTTCTTTAGATCACCTTTGTGTGTGTCTTTTTAATAAACATTCACATGTTCATGTCACTATTTTGTAGAGAGCTGGTTCTTAATAGCTAAAACACAGAAGTTATATGCACACACATACAGCAGGAGGGAGAGGAAGAGAGAGAACTATGGGGAGGCCTCATTGCTGTGACAAAGTTGATATCAAGAAAGGTCCATGGACCCCTGAGGAAGACATCATTTTAGTCACCTACATCCAAGAACATGGTCCTGGAAATTGGAGATCTGTGCCTACCAACACTGGTAAGCAGTCATCAACTCGGATCACTTTAATAAGAAAAAATTTGTGTGTTATAATTCTGTAACTTTTCTTTTGAATTTGAAACTCTATATGAATAATTTGCGGATATCTGTTACCAAGACAATAGGATAATGAATAATCGTAGCTGATCTTTGTTTTGAAACAAATGAAAGGGTTGCTGAGGTGCAGTAAAAGTTGCAGACTGCGGTGGACTAATTACCTGCGGCCAGGAATCAAGAGAGGCAACTTTACCCCACATGAAGAAGGAATGATCATCCATCTCCAATCTTTACTTGGTAACAAGTATGCTCATTTCAGTATTTTTCTCTCCACTTTCTTTTAGTTTCTTTAGAAAACACGGCTTCGTACTTGTGATGTTGTACATGCATGGCCAGTTCAGTTCAAATTCAATAGTAGCATTTATTGTCATCAAATACATAAGTAATGAATGTTGCAATAATAATATATGGTCAGATGGGCAGCCATAGCTTCATACCTTCCACAAAGAACAGATAATGATATAAAGAATTACTGGAACACACACTTGAAGAAGAAGATCAAGCAGACAGCTTCTTCCGATGATCCGGTTCCCCACTTACTAGCATCATCAGATCATTCCACTCATCATCGGAAAAGGAAAATATCTGATATAGTCACAAGTGATCCTGCAACAACAGATCTTACTTTCCACAATAAAAGTTCCAGTTCAAATATCTACGCCTCGAGCACAGAGAATATCTCAAGGCTCCTTCCTGGTTGGATGAGATCTTCCTTGAAAACAACAGGAGATACTAATGCTGTTGATGCTTTCTCTGGTGGTGGCTCCCAGGAAAACATGATTGGAGACTCTTTAGCAACAGTTCCTCTACGTGATTATCGCCTTAAGACTGAGCAATCACAAGGTGAAGAATTAATGTCTAATGACGTGTTTGAATCCTTATTATCATTTGATAAATTAAACACCACCATTGGCAATTGGGATCCCAAGAATCCTTTTTCTCACAAATGTTCAGATGATGATGCTAACATTAAAGATGATTATGTAGATGTCAAGCATATGAGAAATTCAAGGCCAGCTGATGATCATAAGAATAATCACCCTCCATTTCCTTTTCTTGAGAATTGGCTCTTTGATGAAGCCTCTAATGGTCAAGTGGGAGACATGATGGAACTTCCTTCCATTTTCTGATGAATATGTACACCGTTGTTGTTCATACTCAATCTCCTCTTTCTTTCTGCAGAGTAATCTTTGTCTGCTTGGTTCTAAAAGTTGGAATCTCTTGGCAAATTGTAACTTGtcataattaaaaatattattgatAAAAATTTATCAAGACTGTTACATATTGAGCTGTTAATCCGCGGTTCTTATTTCTTATATACACAGCAAGAACATCCCTCGCAGTAGTTTGTTTAAAGGCCTTGGCCTTAAATCTATATGCTCTATTAAGCTGGTTTGTATGAATTGACTGTGGAGCAGTAATAAGATACAGACTTATGTAATGCTTTTATCATATATGTGAGCAGCTCCTGATGCATTATGCAACCAAAATGAGGTTGGTTTAAACTGCAGGCTAACGCTTGAGTTATAGCAGAGGGGCCTATACCAAAGATGAGTACTCTTCCAGTTCCAGGCATATAAAGAAAAGGTCTCGACAAAGATCATTAGTCCATTTTCGAATTAGTGAAGGCAGAGTTTTCGAATATCATGAATGACTAATATGCATATAGATTTGTTTTTTGGTATAATATTTTGGAGAAAAGAGTTAAAATCGAACTCTAAACGACTAAAGCTTTTGATGCACTCTTAGAATAGTCTAAAAGCTGTTAAATATTCGTTAATTACTACTAAAAACAGTAGATAACAATAAAGTGTCACGAAAGTCATGCAAACAGTAGAGAGAAGAAAGTGAAAcaagtactccctccgtcccaccaGGATGTTTACATATCTGGTGGGCACGGagaccaatatatatatatataaaagtagGTAAAGTAATGAAAAATGATGAAAAGTGGTTAAAGTAGTGGGACCTATTACTATTTAATAATAGATTTGAGAG carries:
- the LOC141689987 gene encoding transcription factor MYB60 isoform X1, which encodes MHTHTAGGRGRERTMGRPHCCDKVDIKKGPWTPEEDIILVTYIQEHGPGNWRSVPTNTGLLRCSKSCRLRWTNYLRPGIKRGNFTPHEEGMIIHLQSLLGNKWAAIASYLPQRTDNDIKNYWNTHLKKKIKQTASSDDPVPHLLASSDHSTHHRKRKISDIVTSDPATTDLTFHNKSSSSNIYASSTENISRLLPGWMRSSLKTTGDTNAVDAFSGGGSQENMIGDSLATVPLRDYRLKTEQSQGEELMSNDVFESLLSFDKLNTTIGNWDPKNPFSHKCSDDDANIKDDYVDVKHMRNSRPADDHKNNHPPFPFLENWLFDEASNGQVGDMMELPSIF
- the LOC141689987 gene encoding transcription factor MYB60 isoform X2 → MHTHTAGGRGRERTMGRPHCCDKVDIKKGPWTPEEDIILVTYIQEHGPGNWRSVPTNTGLLRCSKSCRLRWTNYLRPGIKRGNFTPHEEGMIIHLQSLLGNKWAAIASYLPQRTDNDIKNYWNTHLKKKIKQTASSDDPVPHLLASSDHSTHHRKRKISDIVTSDPATTDLTFHNKSSSSNIYASSTENISRLLPGWMRSSLKTTGDTNAVDAFSGGGSQENMIGDSLATVPLRDYRLKTEQSQDVKHMRNSRPADDHKNNHPPFPFLENWLFDEASNGQVGDMMELPSIF